A genome region from Arthrobacter sp. SLBN-100 includes the following:
- a CDS encoding glycosyltransferase: MRNERAVLVFIPGSRWENVSGTDHHLAVALAELVPVLWVDPPLPFHHALRSPDRPQGRLELSEVADGVTRLRSVSLPGFTRRLVMPLTSRLLSADIRTGLARLGVEARATLLSSPVSRFPPGLAGPTMLYVTDDWSAGAGMMRLAPALVEKTLQANLAAARHTAAVSPALAALVDSRMKANRHSTAVLPNGCAVTALQEPAPVRTPTAALVGQLNERLDMDLLEALDEADVPLLVIGPRTDRDPEVRRRLDTFLASDNVSWLGRVPLPETQEHLATAGVGLTPYRDNAFNRASFPLKTLDYLAAGLPVVATDLPAVRWLETDLVTVCDGTENFVRQVQQQLAAPPDTAAEADRRTFAAGHSWHERARRLMSIIEGSGKP; this comes from the coding sequence ATGAGGAACGAAAGGGCAGTGCTGGTTTTCATCCCGGGCAGCCGCTGGGAAAACGTCAGTGGCACCGACCACCACCTTGCCGTAGCACTGGCAGAGTTGGTTCCGGTGCTCTGGGTCGATCCGCCCCTGCCGTTCCATCACGCCCTGCGGTCGCCTGACCGCCCCCAGGGCCGTCTTGAACTTTCAGAGGTTGCTGACGGCGTCACGCGCCTGCGGTCCGTGTCTTTGCCCGGATTTACCCGTCGGCTGGTGATGCCCTTGACGAGCCGGCTGCTGTCAGCGGACATCCGGACTGGTCTTGCCCGGCTAGGTGTGGAGGCCAGGGCCACCCTGCTGTCCTCGCCAGTCTCACGTTTCCCGCCCGGGCTCGCAGGTCCCACCATGCTTTACGTGACAGATGATTGGTCGGCGGGCGCGGGAATGATGCGACTGGCGCCTGCGCTGGTGGAAAAGACCTTGCAAGCCAACCTGGCTGCAGCACGACACACGGCAGCAGTTTCACCAGCATTGGCCGCCTTGGTTGATTCCCGGATGAAGGCAAACCGGCATTCGACCGCAGTGCTTCCCAACGGTTGCGCCGTTACAGCCCTCCAAGAGCCCGCACCCGTCCGGACGCCTACCGCGGCGCTGGTCGGACAGCTGAACGAACGCCTGGACATGGACCTGCTGGAGGCATTGGACGAAGCGGATGTTCCGCTCCTGGTTATAGGACCACGCACCGACCGTGATCCCGAAGTACGCCGCCGGCTGGATACTTTCCTGGCCTCCGACAATGTCTCATGGCTGGGCAGGGTTCCACTCCCCGAAACCCAGGAGCATCTGGCTACCGCTGGAGTGGGCCTGACCCCTTACCGTGACAACGCGTTCAACCGGGCGTCTTTTCCCCTCAAGACCCTCGATTATTTGGCGGCCGGTCTACCGGTGGTGGCGACCGACCTTCCTGCGGTCCGCTGGCTGGAGACAGACCTGGTGACCGTCTGCGATGGGACCGAAAACTTTGTCCGACAAGTCCAGCAGCAACTGGCCGCCCCGCCAGACACTGCAGCGGAGGCTGACCGCCGGACGTTCGCCGCAGGACATTCCTGGCACGAACGGGCCCGTCGCCTGATGTCCATCATTGAAGGAAGTGGCAAGCCATGA
- a CDS encoding glycosyltransferase, which translates to MKILVFPHDLEIGGSQINAIEIAAAVQQRGHEVVMFGKRGALNARISELGLEFVESPRPSHRPTPAIVGALKQLVRSRNFDVLHGYEWPPTLECVLAARKTRAVAVCTVMSMAVAPFIPKHLPLMVGTANILAAEQNFGRTRAELMEPPVDLAHNNPGIDVGVEAFRRQWGLESSSFIVSTVTRLAVELKLEGVLSAIEAVGRVAHQIPVQYLIAGSGPARNIVEAAAKELNQGIGRRVVVLVGQLDDPRPAYATADLVLGMGGSALRAMSFAKPLVVQGEQGFWELLTPESLPLFLQQGWFGTGPATETGAGRLAGLLVEIHRNPDRRRELSAFGLATVTRRFSLARAAELQEACYGRAMQERVEVQLRNNLGAAGRFVAHEVAQHARQLRGCAAEDDFNAPRPGQRQATMQRLLKGVRG; encoded by the coding sequence ATGAAAATTCTGGTTTTCCCTCACGACCTCGAAATCGGCGGCAGCCAAATCAATGCCATCGAGATAGCGGCTGCAGTGCAACAAAGGGGCCACGAAGTAGTCATGTTTGGCAAAAGGGGTGCACTCAATGCACGGATCAGCGAACTGGGACTCGAATTCGTTGAATCCCCCCGGCCCTCGCACCGCCCCACTCCGGCAATCGTTGGCGCCTTGAAACAGTTGGTCCGTTCACGTAATTTCGATGTCCTGCACGGCTACGAATGGCCGCCCACTCTTGAATGCGTGCTCGCCGCCCGGAAAACACGCGCGGTGGCCGTTTGCACTGTCATGTCCATGGCAGTTGCTCCTTTCATCCCCAAACACCTGCCCCTGATGGTCGGAACGGCCAACATCCTGGCAGCAGAGCAGAACTTCGGCAGGACGCGCGCTGAGCTGATGGAACCTCCCGTTGACCTTGCCCATAACAATCCCGGCATCGACGTCGGGGTGGAAGCCTTCCGCCGCCAGTGGGGGCTGGAAAGCTCATCCTTTATTGTTTCAACAGTCACCCGCCTCGCAGTTGAATTGAAACTGGAAGGCGTGCTGTCCGCCATCGAGGCAGTGGGCAGGGTGGCCCACCAGATTCCCGTCCAGTACCTCATTGCTGGCAGCGGCCCCGCGCGCAACATCGTCGAGGCGGCCGCCAAAGAACTGAACCAGGGGATAGGACGCCGGGTTGTCGTGTTGGTGGGCCAACTGGATGATCCCCGGCCGGCTTACGCCACCGCGGATCTTGTCCTCGGCATGGGAGGTTCAGCTTTGCGGGCCATGTCTTTCGCCAAACCTCTCGTGGTCCAGGGTGAACAGGGATTCTGGGAGCTGCTGACTCCGGAATCCCTGCCGCTTTTCCTGCAGCAGGGGTGGTTTGGCACCGGCCCAGCGACGGAAACCGGAGCCGGCAGGCTCGCAGGACTACTGGTGGAGATTCACCGGAACCCGGACCGCCGCCGCGAGTTATCCGCCTTCGGCCTCGCGACAGTCACCCGGCGCTTCTCGCTGGCACGGGCGGCCGAATTGCAGGAAGCCTGCTACGGGCGGGCCATGCAGGAGCGGGTGGAAGTGCAGCTACGGAACAATCTGGGAGCTGCCGGCCGGTTTGTCGCCCATGAGGTGGCCCAACATGCCCGGCAACTGCGGGGTTGCGCCGCGGAGGACGACTTCAACGCACCACGGCCCGGCCAGCGCCAGGCCACCATGCAGCGCTTGCTGAAGGGAGTACGGGGATGA
- a CDS encoding oligosaccharide flippase family protein has product MTSTTTRPGASSAFGWSVLNTVLSRIGTLGIGIVLARVLGPESFGTFAVALVALMAVLSFNELGVSLAIVRWPGDPSRIVPTVNTISVAGSALFCTAAIFAAPVFTAAVGDPDATGVIRVLILSVFINGIVASPAALLQRDFREKTRMGIDQANVWVGAVLSLALAVAGMGAMALAVGRVAGSLISAVMFLKASPLPYRFGLDRTLVGPLLRFGLPLAGTSIIFFAVGYSDQLTAGILLGTTGLGFYVLAFNLASWPVSILAQPLRRVAPAAFSSLQNDPSRLNDTLGAIFSVLLCVTLPPMVFLAASSEPVVNLLYGMAWLPAAAVLSWLVIAAFAKIICDLAYDFLVVLGRSGTVFMIQAVSLVVLIPALISGALLFGLAGLAAAQALVTGLVVLPCYLRQVRKAGVNLAPMARSSCLPASAGLAAGAFAWLMATVQPDPLPAVASSGLVAGALALGLLYLRRTSLGLLRTIGNASQTAGAVA; this is encoded by the coding sequence GTGACGAGTACCACCACCCGCCCCGGCGCTTCCAGCGCCTTCGGCTGGAGCGTGCTCAACACAGTGTTGTCCCGGATAGGAACGCTTGGAATCGGAATCGTGCTTGCCCGCGTCCTGGGACCTGAATCCTTCGGCACCTTCGCGGTGGCATTGGTCGCGCTTATGGCGGTCCTCAGTTTTAACGAGCTGGGGGTATCACTGGCTATTGTGCGTTGGCCAGGGGACCCTTCCAGGATCGTGCCCACGGTCAACACGATATCCGTTGCCGGCAGTGCGCTATTCTGCACCGCCGCAATTTTTGCCGCACCGGTGTTTACCGCGGCTGTCGGCGACCCGGACGCCACCGGTGTGATTCGTGTGTTGATTCTTAGTGTCTTTATCAACGGGATCGTGGCCTCGCCGGCCGCTTTGCTCCAGCGTGATTTCCGTGAGAAAACCCGAATGGGGATCGACCAGGCGAATGTCTGGGTTGGGGCGGTCCTTTCGCTCGCCTTGGCAGTTGCAGGTATGGGAGCCATGGCTTTGGCGGTGGGCCGGGTTGCGGGGAGCCTCATCTCAGCGGTGATGTTCCTCAAGGCTTCCCCACTGCCGTACCGGTTTGGCCTGGACCGTACGCTGGTTGGCCCCCTGCTTCGCTTCGGCCTGCCTTTGGCTGGGACGAGCATAATATTCTTCGCGGTGGGCTACAGTGACCAGCTCACGGCCGGAATATTGCTGGGAACAACAGGGCTGGGGTTCTACGTCCTGGCCTTCAACCTCGCCAGCTGGCCCGTGAGCATCCTGGCGCAACCGTTGCGAAGGGTGGCGCCCGCCGCGTTCTCGTCCCTGCAAAATGACCCGTCCAGACTCAATGACACGCTGGGTGCCATCTTCTCTGTCCTCCTATGCGTCACACTGCCGCCAATGGTCTTCCTTGCCGCCAGCTCCGAACCGGTGGTCAACCTGCTCTACGGGATGGCCTGGCTCCCAGCGGCCGCCGTGCTGTCCTGGCTCGTCATAGCTGCGTTTGCAAAGATCATTTGCGACCTGGCGTACGACTTCCTGGTGGTCCTGGGAAGATCCGGCACGGTCTTCATGATCCAGGCCGTGAGCTTGGTGGTCCTCATACCCGCGCTTATCTCCGGCGCCCTCCTGTTCGGGCTGGCTGGCCTCGCGGCAGCACAGGCGCTGGTCACGGGCCTCGTCGTCCTCCCCTGCTACCTGCGCCAGGTGCGCAAAGCAGGCGTCAATCTCGCACCCATGGCCAGGAGCAGCTGTCTTCCAGCCAGTGCCGGGCTCGCAGCTGGCGCCTTCGCCTGGCTGATGGCAACGGTGCAACCTGATCCACTTCCCGCAGTTGCATCTTCGGGATTGGTCGCAGGAGCCCTTGCCCTGGGCCTGCTCTACCTGCGCCGAACCTCGCTGGGACTCCTGCGCACCATTGGAAATGCTTCTCAAACTGCCGGGGCGGTCGCATGA